The genome window ATATGAATATAAGGCGATTGATTGACATTGGGACTTATCGAGGAGTTCGTCACAGAACTGGTCTTCCAGTGAGAGGACAAAGAACGAAAACAAATGCAAGAGGTCGAAAAGGTGGAAAACGAACTATTGCAAATAAAAAGAAAGTAATAAAGAAATAGATATAAGGAGAAATAATGACACAATCTCGTCAGAGGCCTAGAAGAAGAGATAGAAAATCTGTACCAAAAGGTAATGCTTATATATCCTCAACCTTTAATAATACCATCATTACACTGACTGATTTAGAAGGTAATGCTATAGCATCTGGAAGTGCTGGAATGGTTGGATTTAAGGGAGCAAGGAAAAGTACTGCATTTGCTGCCCAGAGAGCAGCGGAAGCGGTTGCTAAAAGAGGAATGGAGCATGGTTTAAGAGAAATTGATGTTATGGTTAAAGGCCCTGGTGCTGGACGAGAAGCTGCAATACGAGCTATACAATCCTCAGGTATAGCTGTGAACAGTATTCGTGATGTTACCCCAGTTCCGCATAATGGATGCAGACCTCCAAAAAAGAGGAGAGTATAAATGGCAAGATATACTGGCCCAAAAAATAAAAAAAATAGAAGATTTGGATTACCTTTAAAAAATGGGAAACCTGATACCAAGAGGACAGGTACTGGAAGAGGGAGACGTTTATCAGATTATGGACTTCAGTTGAGAGAAAAACAGAAGGCTAAATATCTCTATGGGATTTTAGAAAGACAGTTCCGTAATTACTATTTGAAGGCTTCAAATCTTGAAGGTGTTACTGGAGATAGGTTACTTCAACTACTCGAAAATCGCTTGGATAACGTTGTGTATAGACTTGGTTTTGCAAAAACAAGACCACAAGCCCGTCAGTACGTTAGCCATGGCCACATTCAAGTAAATTCTAAGAAGGTTAATATCCCTTCTTATCAACTTAAAACTGGTGATCAAATTACATGGAAAGAAAGTTCTCAATCATCTGACATTGTGAAAAATGCCTCAGATAACGCTGGGTTTGAGTCAGTAGTCCCTACATGGCTAAATGTCGATTCAAGTCGGCTTTCTGGTGAAGTATTATCCGAGCCAACGCTTAGTGATGTTGAATTAATTATTGATACTAGATTAATTGTTGAGTTTTATTCAAGATAATTAAATTCTTGTAACGACAGGAGGAAATCATGGCAATGATGCCATCAACAGAAGAAGAATTAAATGATTCTATGGCAGTAATACCAGTATTACTAGTCGAAGAAGAAGACGAAAGATATGGTCGTTTTTCTCTAGGTCCTTTAGATAGAGGTTACGGTATGACTTTAGGTAATCCACTAAGGAGGGTTTTACTTGGTTCAATACCTGGAGCTGCCATAACTTGGGTTAAAATAGATGGTGTTTCGCATGAATATACTTCTGTTCCCCATGTTCGTGAGGAAGTTTTTGAATTATTGCTTAAATTCAAAGAAATAAGGATAAAAGCACTCTCTGATCGCCCAGGAAAATTAAGGCTAGATGTTTCTGGAGAAGGAGTAATTACAGCCGGAGATATTATGGTTCCAGGCGACTTTGAAATTGTAAATCCGGAACTGTATATTGCAACACTAGATTCTCCAGATGCTCATTTAGTTATAGAATTTAATGTTGAAAAAGGATCAGGATATATTTCAGCAAATAGTAATGAAGGGTATCCTATAGGAGTTTTGCCCGTAGATTCTATTTATACCCCAGTATCAAAAGTTAGTTATGCAGTAGAACCAATGAGAATTGGTCAAGTTACAGATTATGAAAAGCTAATTGTTGAAATTTGGACAGATGGTACTATTATGCCATCTGAATCCCTCATCGAATCAGGTAATCTTCTAGTAAAAAGTGCAAATTTATTGACAGCAATAGGAACTAGTATTGCAGAAGGTGGGGAAGAAGAATCTTCCAGTAGTACAAATTCTTCAGTCCCTCCAGAGATTTATAATAGTCTTGTCGATGGATTAGGCTTATCAGCCAGAACTTTAAATTGTTTAAAAAGAGCTAAACTTAATCGAGTTGGAGAAATATTAGAAAAAGATAAATCTGAACTAATGCAAATTAGAAATTTTGGACAAAAATCTATGGATGAGCTCTTCGATAAATTAAAAGAACTTAATCTTCTTCCTGAAGAAAACACTGAAAATGTAGAATCTTCAGATGACGAAGATGCTGAAGAGTAAAGAGGTTTTATATGAGACATAGAATAAAAGGAAGACATTTTAATAGACCTGCTGATCAAAGAAAGGCATTATATCGGTCTTTAGTACGATCTGTAATTATTAACGAAAGAATTACGACTACTGAAGCAAAAGCTAAAGAAGCAAAAGCTTTAGTTGAAAAATTGATTACCTATGGTAAAAAAGGTTCTTTACATGATAGAAGACAAGCAATGTCTTTTTTACCTGATAGTAGGGTTGTTTCGAAAGTATTTGATGATATTAGTCCTAGATATAATGAAAGAAATGGTGGTTACACCAGAGTACTTAAAATAGGAAATAGAAAAGGCGATAATGCCCCTATGGCCATATTGGAATTGGTGTAAAAGGATTAGAATGGATAGGAAAATCGCTTTACTAATTGAATATGATGGAACTAAGTATTATGGTTTTCAATATCAACCAAATTATCCCACAATACAAGGTGAAATTGAAAATGCATTGAATAACCTAAATCTTTCAACAGAACGAATAGAAGGTGCTGGAAGGACAGATACAGGTGTTCATGCAAAAGGACAGATAGCATCGTTTGTAACAAATACTAATCTAAATATTAAAGATATAGAATCAGGGATAAATCATTTTCTACCATCTGATATTGCAGTTCAGAAGGCTTACGAAACTCCAATAACCTTTAGTCCTAGAAGAGATGCTATTAGTAGAAGATATAGATATACATTTTTAAATAGGCCTACAAGATCTCCATTATCAGAAAGATATGCATATCGGGTATCCAAACATATAAATGTTGATAAAATGACAAAGGCATTGTTTGCGTTAAAAGGTACACACGATTTTGTAAATCTTTGTGGGAAATATAATGGTAGTACAGTTAGAAATATAATGGACGTGAGTATAAATATTGATGATGAAAGACTGTACATTGATTTAGAAGCAAATGCATTCTTACCTCATCAGGTAAGAAGGACAGCAGGTCTACTTTATCAGGTTGGTTTGAATAAGTTTGATTCAGAAGAAGTTGAAAAACTCATTGACATTGATAATCAGATTACTAGACCAAATATACCCACATTACCGGCATGTGGTTTAGTTCTATTAAAAGTTAAATACAAGGATATGTTTGAATATGACTATTATTAAAAGAAAAAAAACCTATACAGCTAAAAGTGGATCTTTAGACCCAAATTGGCATTTAATTGATGCAACAGATCAACCTTTGGGTAGATTGGCTTCTAAAGTTGCCGTAATACTTCAGGGCAAAGATAAGCCAACATACACACCTAATTTATTGACAGGAGACTTTGTAGTTGTTATAAATGCCAAAGATATTGCTCTTACAGGAAATAAAATTGAGGACAAAGTTTATTATCATCATTCTGGCTATCCTGGGGGTCTTAAAGAAAGACCTTTGTCCAAGTTAATGGAAACGGTTCCAGAAAAAGTTATATACAATGCAGTAAAAGGAATGTTACCGAAGAATGCAATAGGTAGACAAATGTTTAAACGATTAAAAGTTTATCCTTCTCAAGAACATCCACATAATTCACAAATTTCAAACAGTTAGAAATAGGAGACTTCATAATGGCTAATGAACAGTATTACCATGGTGTTGGTAAAAGAAAAACATCTATAGCACAGGTTAGATTATATAAAGAACCTGGTAGCGTAGTTGTCAATGGAAAACCTTTTACTGAGGCTTTTGGTTGGGATACATGGCAAACTATGATAAATAGACCATTAGACGTCACAAATAATACGGGTAAGTGCAGCATTCAGGTAAAGGTTGCTGGCGGTGGTATAGTTAGCCAGGCTGGTGCAATTAGACATGGAATTGCTAGAGCATTGGTAGCTATGGACGAGGAATTAAAACCAATTCTCAAAAAAAATGGGTTACTTACCAGAGATTCGAGAATCAAGGAACGAAAAAAATATGGGCTTAAACGCGCTCGTAAAGCTCAACAATATAGCAAGAGATAAGTATAATTTTTATCAAAGATATTACTATTTCGATTCGGTAATAATAGGATTATAGTGAGGGTCTAATTCGTTAGCCATTGCTAAATAATAACTTATATGGTCACCAAGTGTTAATAAAGAAAACAGGTGCGTAAGTTTGTAATTACCAACTCCATTTATCTCTCTATACAACAAGTCCTGTTTTTTCAATAAGCTTTTTAGTTGATTAAATTTTTTCTTTACTGATTCAGGATATAAATTTGATGTAAGTAAAATAAAAAAGGGATTTGTTTGTTTAAAAACTTTTGATTGATAACCCTCAATAGAATTGTGAAACATTTCCGGTATATTATCTATTACAGCAATTGTTTTACTATTTTCGTTTATTTGAGTTCTCCAACGGTTCGCTGTAGATGTAAGAAAATCCCCACTTATAATAATAGGAAGGCAGTTGAGAATTTTAGTACTAATATCCTTTGCTAGATTTTGCGAAGTTGGAATTCGAATTTGCAAACCATCAATCAAGGTTTCATTTATACTCAAACAGTCATTTATTTCTTCGTGATTAATATCAATTAAGTTATTTTTTGAAAAAAAAGCGATAAGAGAACCTAGTACAAAGGATAAGGAGCTTCTTGCTTCGAGAGTGTTAGGTATTTCTATTAAAGGAATTTTTCGTTGCTTCGCTATATTAGTTAAATCTCCTCCTTGTGAAATGATTACTATACTAGCTTTTTGCTCAATTGAGTCATTAAACATTTTTATTGTTTCTTCTGTATTTCCTGAGTATGAACAAATAAATACCAAAGATTGCTCATTGATTGACTTAGGTGTATTCCATGTTTTAACTATTTGTGTAGGTAGCTTGAGTTGATCTTTGACTAGATCTACAAATACTTCTCCGCCTATTCCTGATCCCCCCATTCCCATAAAGTAAATCGATGTAATATTGGGGTCAATCGCAATATTATTAACATTTTTTGTATTAATTCCATCCTGAAATAATTCAGTTGAATTAGTTATTCTTTGGATATATTTTGTGGAATCGTATTTTTTATATATATTAAGCTGATCTAAATAATCTGAATTTCTCAATAATCTCCTAACAAAATATGTAATCTTTTAACTCATTAATTATATTTGTAACTTCATGTTGGCTGTGCGATTCGGCATAAATTCTTATTAACGGTTCTGTTCCTGAAATTCGTATAGTACCCCAAGAATCATCTTTCAAGTAAAATTTAATACCATCCATATCAGAAGTAGATATAATTGATTTATTATCAATGCTTTCTATTGTTATATCTTGTAATTTTTTAACAATAATGGAATATTGCTTTGCTGTATAGCCAAAATCTGATCTGTCAAAAAATGTTCTACCAAATTTAGAATACATTTCATTTTTAAGTTGTTGTAAACTTTTTTTGCTTGTTGCTAATAATTCAAGGATTAGTAACGCGCTTATTATTCCATCTCTTTCAGGTACATGAAATTTAAAAGCATATCCTCCACTTTCTTCTCCAGCAATTAGTGCGTTTTGGGAAAGCATAGCCTCACATAAATGAGGAAATCCAACAGCGGTTTCTATTATTGGGACATTGTAATATTTAGCTATTTTAGTAAATATACTTCCCATTGTTATAGAAGTAACAATCCCGCCTAATAATTTTTTATTCTCAAATAAATGTAAAATAATAAGAGCAAAAGCTTCAGCGGTATTGATGTAATTTCCTTGACCGTCAAATAACCCAAGTCGATCAGCATCTCCATCAAAAGCAATTCCGAGATCATATTTATTCTCTAATAGTTGTGTTTGCATTTCCTCGAGATTTTTGGGTATAGGCTCTGGTTGGTTGATATCTGGAAATGAGGGGTTAGGATCTTTATGCAATTCAATGACATTTCCTCGATTATTATTAAAGAAATCGTCTAAAAAACCTATTCCTGCTCCATACATATAGTCTACA of SAR202 cluster bacterium contains these proteins:
- the rpsK gene encoding 30S ribosomal protein S11, coding for MTQSRQRPRRRDRKSVPKGNAYISSTFNNTIITLTDLEGNAIASGSAGMVGFKGARKSTAFAAQRAAEAVAKRGMEHGLREIDVMVKGPGAGREAAIRAIQSSGIAVNSIRDVTPVPHNGCRPPKKRRV
- the rpsD gene encoding 30S ribosomal protein S4 yields the protein MARYTGPKNKKNRRFGLPLKNGKPDTKRTGTGRGRRLSDYGLQLREKQKAKYLYGILERQFRNYYLKASNLEGVTGDRLLQLLENRLDNVVYRLGFAKTRPQARQYVSHGHIQVNSKKVNIPSYQLKTGDQITWKESSQSSDIVKNASDNAGFESVVPTWLNVDSSRLSGEVLSEPTLSDVELIIDTRLIVEFYSR
- a CDS encoding DNA-directed RNA polymerase subunit alpha, whose amino-acid sequence is MAMMPSTEEELNDSMAVIPVLLVEEEDERYGRFSLGPLDRGYGMTLGNPLRRVLLGSIPGAAITWVKIDGVSHEYTSVPHVREEVFELLLKFKEIRIKALSDRPGKLRLDVSGEGVITAGDIMVPGDFEIVNPELYIATLDSPDAHLVIEFNVEKGSGYISANSNEGYPIGVLPVDSIYTPVSKVSYAVEPMRIGQVTDYEKLIVEIWTDGTIMPSESLIESGNLLVKSANLLTAIGTSIAEGGEEESSSSTNSSVPPEIYNSLVDGLGLSARTLNCLKRAKLNRVGEILEKDKSELMQIRNFGQKSMDELFDKLKELNLLPEENTENVESSDDEDAEE
- a CDS encoding 50S ribosomal protein L17 produces the protein MRHRIKGRHFNRPADQRKALYRSLVRSVIINERITTTEAKAKEAKALVEKLITYGKKGSLHDRRQAMSFLPDSRVVSKVFDDISPRYNERNGGYTRVLKIGNRKGDNAPMAILELV
- the truA gene encoding tRNA pseudouridine(38-40) synthase TruA, which encodes MPLWPYWNWCKRIRMDRKIALLIEYDGTKYYGFQYQPNYPTIQGEIENALNNLNLSTERIEGAGRTDTGVHAKGQIASFVTNTNLNIKDIESGINHFLPSDIAVQKAYETPITFSPRRDAISRRYRYTFLNRPTRSPLSERYAYRVSKHINVDKMTKALFALKGTHDFVNLCGKYNGSTVRNIMDVSINIDDERLYIDLEANAFLPHQVRRTAGLLYQVGLNKFDSEEVEKLIDIDNQITRPNIPTLPACGLVLLKVKYKDMFEYDYY
- the rplM gene encoding 50S ribosomal protein L13, whose translation is MTIIKRKKTYTAKSGSLDPNWHLIDATDQPLGRLASKVAVILQGKDKPTYTPNLLTGDFVVVINAKDIALTGNKIEDKVYYHHSGYPGGLKERPLSKLMETVPEKVIYNAVKGMLPKNAIGRQMFKRLKVYPSQEHPHNSQISNS
- the rpsI gene encoding 30S ribosomal protein S9: MANEQYYHGVGKRKTSIAQVRLYKEPGSVVVNGKPFTEAFGWDTWQTMINRPLDVTNNTGKCSIQVKVAGGGIVSQAGAIRHGIARALVAMDEELKPILKKNGLLTRDSRIKERKKYGLKRARKAQQYSKR
- a CDS encoding phosphoglucomutase/phosphomannomutase family protein, which produces MEIKFGTDGWRDIMGQGFNIQTVRECIQGLSNYLINTNQNNKPIIVGYDTRKDSNFYAKEIAKILTANSIPCILSNTFSPTPSLSFSVIDKNAGGALIVTSSHNPYNWNGIKYKSEYGGSASLDVIKQVEEEISKVNSNILTKSKNNLLTNFDPKPNYIDNIKNFVDLELINSSKINILVDYMYGAGIGFLDDFFNNNRGNVIELHKDPNPSFPDINQPEPIPKNLEEMQTQLLENKYDLGIAFDGDADRLGLFDGQGNYINTAEAFALIILHLFENKKLLGGIVTSITMGSIFTKIAKYYNVPIIETAVGFPHLCEAMLSQNALIAGEESGGYAFKFHVPERDGIISALLILELLATSKKSLQQLKNEMYSKFGRTFFDRSDFGYTAKQYSIIVKKLQDITIESIDNKSIISTSDMDGIKFYLKDDSWGTIRISGTEPLIRIYAESHSQHEVTNIINELKDYIFC